The Pirellulales bacterium genome has a segment encoding these proteins:
- the glgB gene encoding 1,4-alpha-glucan branching protein GlgB has translation MRTTVELEKVSALLEGRHENPFEILGPHTVENAGRPAVAVRAYLPHSQQAWVLHPKHGGVVQSRPMRRIHPAGLYEAICPAEENKTSSDYLLKVVDQRGEQFTMHDPYAFPPLLTEYDLHLLGEGNHWQSYRKLGAHRRTVGGIEGVNFAVWAPNAQGIAIVGDFNAWDGRRHPMRKHIPSGIWELFVPELREGALYKFRVRQSHGAEIEKSDPFGFAAEVPPRTASKVVDLESYQWQDQAWMTERQGRQALDKALSFYEVHLGSWRRPGDDPTRWLSYRDLAHQLAEYCVEMGYTHISLLPVSEHPFSGSWGYQTVGYYAATSRYGSPQDFMYFVDHCHKNGIGVVIDWVPAHFPRDDHGLRRFDGTALYEHEDPRKGEHPDWGTLIFNYGRNEVRNFLISNALFWLDKYHIDGLRVDAVASLLYLDYSREQGQWIPNEYGGRENLQAISFLKEFNIQSHLQHPGVLTIAEESTAWPSVSRPTYVGGLGFSLKWNMGWMNDTLRYFRKDPIHRTYHHDELTFSLIYAFHENFVLPLSHDEVVHGKHSLLDQMPGDLWQKFANLRLLYSYMWTHPGKKLIFMGSDFGQWNEWNYDESLQWHLLQWETHQGVKKLVADLNRTIRREPALHEVDFEYTGFEWIDCHNWQSSVLAYVRRAKNPQDFVVVACNFTPVPREGYLLGVPERCWYEEILNSDSQYYGGSNMGNGPGIMATDTMAHGRPHSIEVTLPPLATIVLKPRR, from the coding sequence GTGCGCACTACGGTTGAACTGGAGAAAGTCAGCGCCTTGTTGGAAGGCCGCCACGAAAACCCTTTTGAAATCCTTGGGCCGCACACGGTCGAAAATGCCGGACGACCGGCGGTCGCCGTGCGAGCCTATTTGCCGCACTCGCAACAGGCTTGGGTGCTGCATCCCAAGCATGGCGGGGTCGTCCAATCGCGTCCGATGCGGCGAATTCATCCCGCCGGCTTGTATGAAGCCATTTGTCCGGCTGAAGAAAATAAAACATCCAGCGATTATCTGCTGAAAGTAGTCGATCAGCGCGGCGAACAATTCACGATGCACGATCCTTACGCCTTTCCGCCGCTGCTCACCGAATACGACTTGCATTTGCTCGGCGAAGGCAACCATTGGCAGAGCTATCGCAAGCTAGGGGCTCATCGTCGCACGGTCGGCGGCATCGAAGGCGTGAATTTCGCCGTTTGGGCGCCAAATGCACAGGGCATCGCAATCGTCGGCGATTTCAACGCCTGGGACGGTCGACGCCATCCGATGCGAAAGCATATTCCCAGCGGCATTTGGGAGCTGTTCGTCCCCGAACTTCGGGAAGGAGCGCTCTACAAGTTTCGAGTGCGCCAGTCGCACGGCGCGGAGATCGAAAAATCCGACCCCTTTGGTTTTGCCGCCGAAGTTCCGCCGCGGACGGCCTCGAAAGTGGTCGATCTGGAAAGTTATCAATGGCAAGATCAAGCGTGGATGACGGAACGCCAGGGCCGTCAGGCGCTGGACAAAGCGCTGTCGTTTTATGAAGTTCACCTCGGCAGTTGGCGGCGACCGGGCGACGATCCGACGCGCTGGCTCAGCTATCGCGATCTTGCGCACCAATTGGCCGAGTATTGCGTTGAAATGGGCTACACGCACATTTCGCTGCTGCCGGTGAGCGAGCATCCGTTTTCGGGAAGTTGGGGCTATCAAACGGTCGGCTACTATGCCGCCACCAGCCGCTACGGCTCGCCGCAAGATTTCATGTATTTCGTCGATCATTGCCACAAAAATGGCATCGGCGTGGTGATCGACTGGGTTCCCGCTCATTTCCCGCGCGACGATCACGGCTTGCGGAGATTCGACGGCACTGCACTCTACGAGCACGAAGACCCGCGCAAAGGGGAACATCCCGACTGGGGCACGCTCATTTTCAACTACGGCCGCAACGAAGTGCGGAACTTCCTCATCAGCAACGCGCTATTTTGGCTGGATAAGTATCATATCGACGGCCTGCGCGTGGACGCGGTTGCATCGCTGTTGTATCTCGATTACAGCCGCGAACAGGGACAATGGATTCCCAACGAATACGGCGGACGCGAGAATTTGCAGGCCATTTCATTCCTCAAGGAATTCAACATTCAATCGCATTTGCAGCACCCCGGTGTGTTGACGATCGCCGAAGAATCGACCGCCTGGCCCAGCGTGTCACGGCCAACCTACGTCGGTGGCCTGGGTTTCAGCTTAAAGTGGAACATGGGGTGGATGAACGACACACTGCGATATTTTCGCAAGGATCCGATTCACCGCACCTATCATCACGACGAGTTGACGTTTTCGTTGATCTATGCCTTCCACGAAAACTTTGTGCTACCACTGTCGCACGACGAAGTAGTACACGGCAAGCATTCGCTGCTCGATCAAATGCCCGGCGACCTCTGGCAGAAGTTTGCCAACTTGCGACTGCTGTACAGTTATATGTGGACGCATCCGGGCAAGAAATTGATCTTCATGGGAAGCGATTTCGGCCAGTGGAACGAATGGAATTACGATGAAAGCCTGCAATGGCACCTGCTGCAATGGGAAACGCATCAGGGAGTCAAAAAGCTGGTTGCCGATTTGAACCGAACCATCCGTCGCGAACCGGCGCTGCATGAGGTGGATTTCGAGTACACCGGCTTCGAGTGGATCGATTGTCACAACTGGCAGAGTAGCGTGCTGGCCTACGTTCGCCGCGCGAAAAACCCACAAGATTTCGTCGTCGTCGCCTGCAACTTCACGCCAGTGCCCCGCGAAGGTTATCTACTTGGCGTGCCCGAGCGATGTTGGTACGAGGAGATTCTGAACTCCGATTCGCAATACTACGGCGGCAGCAACATGGGTAACGGCCCCGGCATTATGGCCACCGACACGATGGCCCACGGCCGCCCGCACTCGATCGAAGTGACACTGCCGCCGCTGGCTACTATCGTGCTTAAACCGCGGCGGTAG
- a CDS encoding methyltransferase domain-containing protein: MRRRFDVVEHQIAIGGRRFELRHPRSADDLIDEGDFARDERLPYWAEIWPSAYVLAERISEENGRGRRMLELGCGSGLSAMAALASGFEVTAVDYYSDALQFVRLNVMLNELPPATVRSVDWRAFPIELHDFDVVVAADVLYERDYCRLIAAAFKQSLRAGGMGLLTDPQRVKAESFPDECRRAGLSVGEPNVFGPLSVPGGDTFVKQTVNLFEMRQV, translated from the coding sequence TTGCGTCGACGGTTTGATGTTGTCGAGCATCAAATCGCTATCGGCGGGCGACGCTTCGAGTTGCGTCATCCGCGCTCAGCCGACGACTTGATCGATGAGGGCGATTTTGCCCGCGATGAGCGGCTGCCGTATTGGGCCGAAATTTGGCCATCGGCCTATGTACTGGCCGAGCGGATTTCGGAAGAAAACGGCCGCGGACGTCGAATGCTGGAGCTTGGCTGCGGTTCGGGGCTATCCGCAATGGCAGCATTGGCGTCCGGATTTGAAGTCACTGCGGTTGATTACTATTCCGATGCGCTACAGTTCGTGCGTCTGAACGTCATGCTGAACGAACTGCCGCCCGCTACGGTACGTTCCGTTGATTGGCGCGCGTTTCCGATCGAATTGCACGACTTTGACGTTGTTGTCGCCGCCGACGTACTCTACGAGCGAGATTATTGTCGCCTGATAGCCGCAGCCTTCAAGCAGTCGCTGCGGGCCGGTGGCATGGGTTTGCTCACCGATCCGCAGCGAGTGAAAGCCGAATCGTTTCCCGACGAATGCCGCCGCGCGGGGCTGAGCGTGGGTGAACCAAACGTATTTGGTCCATTGAGTGTTCCCGGCGGCGATACATTCGTCAAGCAAACCGTGAATTTGTTTGAGATGCGTCAAGTGTAG
- a CDS encoding gamma-glutamyl-gamma-aminobutyrate hydrolase family protein translates to MRKKPLIGLNADYRSAKKDSPAFTYLAAGYYDCIQAVGGIPVILPPQADADDTNQILDQLDGVVLVGGADLDPRNDGFMLHPSARLVNSRREQFDRLLTRLVAKRRIPVFGIGSGMQLLNLTLGGNLFLHLPEDLPKAIPHFDSLDPAHRHGLEVVPGTLMERVFGEGEIRVNSMHHMAIDELAPGLLISARSPDGVIESFESKDSDWWVLGTQFHPEAESASAIDIRIFEEWIVGITGEVPQALQLAAA, encoded by the coding sequence ATGCGTAAGAAGCCATTGATTGGATTGAATGCCGATTACCGTTCCGCCAAGAAAGATTCGCCGGCGTTTACGTACCTCGCCGCCGGCTACTACGACTGTATTCAAGCCGTGGGTGGCATCCCCGTGATCTTGCCGCCGCAGGCCGACGCGGACGATACAAATCAAATCTTGGACCAACTCGACGGCGTGGTGCTGGTCGGCGGAGCCGATCTCGACCCGCGAAATGACGGTTTCATGTTGCACCCCAGCGCCCGGCTGGTCAACAGTCGGCGAGAGCAATTCGACCGCTTGCTGACCCGACTGGTTGCCAAACGCCGTATTCCGGTGTTCGGCATTGGATCGGGAATGCAATTACTCAACCTCACGCTCGGCGGCAATCTGTTTCTGCACCTCCCGGAAGATCTGCCGAAAGCGATCCCGCATTTCGACTCGCTCGACCCTGCGCATCGCCACGGGTTGGAAGTTGTTCCCGGCACGCTGATGGAGCGAGTCTTCGGCGAGGGAGAAATTCGCGTCAACAGCATGCATCACATGGCCATCGACGAACTTGCCCCTGGCCTCCTCATCAGTGCGCGTTCGCCGGACGGCGTTATCGAGTCGTTCGAGAGCAAAGACAGCGATTGGTGGGTGCTCGGCACTCAATTCCATCCAGAAGCCGAAAGCGCGTCGGCGATCGATATTCGTATCTTCGAAGAATGGATCGTAGGCATTACCGGCGAAGTGCCGCAGGCACTACAACTGGCGGCGGCTTAA
- a CDS encoding 3-oxoacyl-ACP synthase III, with protein sequence MVYNHVCLESLAYTLPEEIVSSDELECRLEPLYSRLRLPMGRLELMTGIRERRFWKPGTMPSEISVVSARRALEAAEIDRHEIGALIHGSVCRDFLEPATSCGVHHRLELPRGCATYDVSNACLGVLNGMVQVANMIELGQIRAGLVVGTEGSRELIATTIEMLNANQSLTRESVKPAMASLTIGSASAAALLVHRDLSRTGNRLLSATIRCNSAGHELCHSGRDEAAVGGMKPTMQTDAETLMHEGVAIGRETFDHFLTELGWSISDINKTACHQVGAPQRKLMLETFGINPAIDFITFPWLGNTGAAAMPTTLAVGIERGHYQSSDRVALLGIGSGINVLMLALELNKLAVAGGAIE encoded by the coding sequence ATGGTTTACAACCACGTCTGCCTCGAATCGCTCGCCTATACGCTGCCGGAGGAAATTGTTTCATCCGACGAATTGGAATGCCGTTTGGAGCCGCTCTATTCGCGGCTGCGGTTGCCGATGGGGCGCTTGGAGTTGATGACGGGCATTCGCGAGCGCCGATTTTGGAAGCCCGGAACGATGCCCAGCGAGATCAGCGTCGTCTCGGCTCGTCGCGCGCTGGAAGCCGCAGAAATCGACCGGCACGAGATTGGGGCGCTGATTCACGGATCGGTGTGTCGTGATTTCTTGGAGCCAGCGACCTCCTGCGGCGTACACCATCGGTTGGAGTTGCCGCGCGGTTGCGCCACTTACGATGTTTCCAATGCGTGCTTGGGAGTACTGAATGGCATGGTGCAAGTCGCGAACATGATCGAGTTAGGGCAAATTCGCGCAGGCCTGGTCGTCGGCACTGAAGGCAGTCGAGAATTGATTGCAACGACGATCGAAATGCTCAACGCCAATCAGTCGTTGACGCGCGAATCGGTGAAGCCCGCGATGGCGTCGCTTACGATCGGTTCTGCAAGCGCCGCCGCGTTGCTCGTCCATCGCGACCTCAGCCGTACGGGCAATCGCCTGCTGTCGGCAACGATCCGTTGTAATTCCGCCGGTCACGAACTCTGTCACAGCGGCCGCGATGAAGCTGCCGTCGGCGGAATGAAGCCCACCATGCAGACGGATGCCGAAACGCTGATGCACGAGGGAGTGGCGATTGGCCGCGAGACTTTCGACCACTTCTTGACCGAACTGGGCTGGTCGATCAGCGATATTAACAAAACGGCCTGTCATCAGGTTGGGGCGCCGCAGCGCAAACTGATGCTGGAAACCTTTGGCATCAACCCCGCCATCGATTTTATTACCTTTCCGTGGCTTGGCAACACAGGCGCTGCAGCCATGCCAACGACACTGGCCGTCGGCATCGAACGCGGCCATTATCAGTCCAGCGATCGAGTCGCCCTACTGGGCATCGGTTCGGGAATCAATGTCTTGATGCTTGCGCTGGAACTAAATAAGCTCGCGGTCGCAGGCGGAGCGATCGAGTAA
- a CDS encoding Uma2 family endonuclease, giving the protein MTLNNWPDDLPPPFPIERLTVEEYQRIVASGSLKPERRVEFLEDVIVRKARTSLRHDAAVEKLLESLRPLLPQGWSALPNGEVVMQDSQPIPDVVVVSDILNDRPLALPRAAETSLVVEVADGSLPFDRRSKARIYARAAIPYYWILNLLDGQMEVFSNPSGPVPMPGFHEQRIYRREDKVSVVIGLDDFGAIRVADLLP; this is encoded by the coding sequence ATGACGCTTAACAATTGGCCCGATGATTTGCCGCCGCCATTTCCCATCGAACGACTTACGGTCGAAGAATATCAACGCATCGTGGCGTCGGGATCGTTGAAACCGGAGAGGCGCGTCGAGTTCCTGGAAGACGTGATCGTTCGCAAGGCTCGTACCAGCTTGCGGCATGATGCGGCCGTTGAAAAGCTGCTCGAATCGCTGCGGCCGCTGTTGCCGCAGGGATGGAGCGCGCTGCCCAATGGTGAGGTTGTCATGCAGGACAGTCAACCCATACCAGACGTGGTCGTTGTCAGCGACATCCTCAACGATCGACCCCTCGCACTTCCTCGAGCGGCGGAAACATCGTTGGTGGTTGAAGTTGCCGACGGCTCATTACCTTTCGACCGTCGCAGCAAAGCGCGAATCTACGCCCGCGCGGCAATTCCTTATTATTGGATCTTGAACTTGCTCGATGGCCAGATGGAAGTGTTCAGCAATCCAAGCGGCCCGGTCCCCATGCCCGGTTTTCACGAACAGCGTATCTATCGTCGTGAGGACAAGGTGAGCGTTGTCATCGGACTGGATGACTTCGGTGCGATTCGAGTCGCCGATTTGCTACCCTAG
- a CDS encoding SDR family oxidoreductase, which translates to MTDFLQLAGKTFLVLGVSNRKSIAFHVGQVLTKHGADVIYSVRSDSRRDKVLPLVGNAPVLMCDVEREDQIARLRDQVAEMRPTLHGLLHSIASADFAALADPTSGLKPFHETPKATFLRAADVSCYSLMSLSNCFREVFDPDASVVAVSISTTRMAAENYGYMAPIKAALDSSLAFLAKSFSKFSRVRFNAVSPGLLKTASSAGIPGYVDAYLYAEQVTLRKEAVKTDEAANAAAFLLSPRSSGINAQQIVVDAGMSVNYFDRDLIRRAIRE; encoded by the coding sequence ATGACTGACTTTCTACAACTCGCCGGCAAGACGTTTCTGGTGCTCGGCGTTTCCAATCGCAAGAGCATCGCATTTCATGTCGGCCAAGTGCTGACAAAACACGGCGCCGACGTGATTTATTCAGTTCGCAGCGACTCTCGCCGAGACAAGGTTCTGCCGCTGGTTGGCAATGCACCAGTTTTGATGTGCGATGTCGAACGCGAAGATCAAATTGCTCGGCTCCGCGATCAGGTCGCTGAAATGCGGCCAACATTGCACGGCCTGCTGCACAGCATCGCTTCGGCCGACTTTGCGGCCCTGGCGGATCCCACGTCCGGCTTGAAGCCTTTCCACGAAACTCCCAAGGCAACATTTTTACGCGCGGCCGACGTTTCGTGTTATTCGCTGATGTCGCTGTCGAATTGCTTCCGAGAAGTTTTCGATCCCGACGCGTCCGTGGTGGCTGTTTCGATCTCCACGACGCGGATGGCCGCGGAAAACTACGGCTATATGGCCCCGATCAAGGCCGCCCTCGATTCGTCGCTCGCATTCCTGGCGAAATCGTTCAGCAAGTTTTCGCGCGTGCGATTCAATGCCGTCTCGCCGGGGCTGCTGAAAACGGCGTCGTCCGCGGGCATACCGGGCTATGTCGACGCCTATCTCTATGCCGAGCAAGTCACGCTGAGAAAGGAGGCCGTCAAGACCGATGAAGCCGCCAATGCCGCGGCGTTTCTGCTCAGCCCTCGTTCCAGCGGCATCAATGCTCAGCAGATCGTCGTGGATGCTGGAATGAGCGTGAATTATTTCGACCGCGACCTGATTCGCCGAGCGATCCGCGAATAA
- a CDS encoding beta-hydroxyacyl-ACP dehydratase, producing the protein MSTTEIRAAIPHREPFLLIDEIIEQSDERVICRKTFVAHNWCFTGHFPEFPLVPGVLLCEAALQAGAVLMSRRGNNGSDTIPVVTRMNNVRFKRTIRPDETIEIDVQLREKLADAFYFDAQVTCDGKLAVRFDFACMLASRSREPSAT; encoded by the coding sequence ATGAGTACTACTGAAATCCGTGCGGCAATTCCGCATCGAGAGCCATTTTTGCTGATTGATGAGATTATCGAACAGTCCGACGAGCGAGTTATTTGTCGCAAGACATTTGTTGCGCACAATTGGTGTTTTACCGGCCACTTCCCTGAATTCCCTCTCGTGCCCGGCGTGTTGCTGTGCGAAGCCGCCCTACAGGCTGGCGCGGTTTTGATGTCGCGACGCGGAAACAATGGCAGCGACACGATACCCGTTGTCACGCGGATGAACAACGTCCGATTCAAACGCACGATACGCCCCGACGAAACGATTGAAATCGACGTGCAGCTCCGCGAAAAGCTGGCCGACGCATTTTACTTCGATGCCCAAGTCACTTGCGACGGAAAACTTGCTGTCAGATTCGACTTCGCTTGTATGTTGGCCAGTAGGTCGCGCGAACCGAGCGCAACCTAA
- a CDS encoding NAD(P)/FAD-dependent oxidoreductase → MPKDFLQGVSCEYDTIVIGSGLAGLTCANTLARAGHRVLLLEQHYKLGGMATWFRRSRGRIFDISLHGFPVGMIKSCRRYWTREIADSIIQLKRLSFDNPMFALTTSFDRDDFVRLLTRDFRVPAETVASFFEAVRGMNFYDDQSTTVGQLFERFFPGREDVVRLLMEPIAYANGSTLEDPAITYGIVFSNFMSKGVYTFRGGTNRLIKLMHKELERNGVDVRIKCDVERILVNHRRQITGVRVGGREIKCATVVSNANLKSTIFRLVGERHFDPSFVDEARAIRLNSSSTQVYISIKPGEMIDQRCGDLLFSSTAPLFRTDLLLGKNITSREFSFYYPELRPDCDRCFIVASTNARYEDWAFLGDEDYELAKRDLVESTFACLEKYVPNIRTISDHAEASTPRTFEHYTRHANGASFGTKFEGLAISRGLPQQVSRLYHAGSVGIIMSGWLGAMNYGVIVANEVDAILTKSPGAQLALATE, encoded by the coding sequence ATGCCGAAAGACTTTCTCCAAGGCGTTTCCTGTGAGTATGACACGATTGTTATTGGCAGTGGTTTGGCGGGGCTGACGTGCGCGAATACCCTGGCTCGTGCCGGCCATCGGGTGCTGCTGCTGGAACAGCACTACAAGCTGGGCGGAATGGCGACGTGGTTCCGCCGGTCGCGCGGGCGGATCTTCGATATTTCGCTGCACGGTTTCCCCGTAGGCATGATTAAGAGCTGCCGCCGATATTGGACGCGGGAAATCGCCGACTCGATTATCCAACTCAAGCGGCTCAGTTTCGACAACCCGATGTTCGCGCTGACGACTTCGTTCGACCGCGACGATTTTGTCCGATTGCTAACGCGAGATTTCCGTGTTCCCGCCGAAACCGTCGCTTCGTTCTTCGAAGCCGTTCGCGGCATGAATTTCTACGACGATCAATCAACAACAGTCGGCCAACTCTTCGAACGGTTTTTTCCAGGCCGCGAGGATGTCGTTCGGCTGCTCATGGAGCCAATCGCCTATGCCAATGGATCGACGTTGGAAGACCCGGCAATTACCTACGGCATCGTCTTCTCAAACTTCATGTCGAAAGGAGTCTATACCTTCCGCGGCGGGACTAACCGACTCATCAAGCTGATGCACAAGGAGTTGGAACGCAACGGCGTCGATGTGCGCATTAAGTGCGATGTGGAACGTATCCTGGTGAATCATCGCCGCCAAATCACCGGCGTTCGCGTCGGCGGGCGAGAAATCAAGTGTGCCACCGTCGTGTCGAATGCGAATTTGAAGTCGACGATTTTTCGCTTGGTCGGTGAACGGCATTTCGATCCTTCGTTTGTTGACGAAGCCCGTGCCATTCGGCTGAACAGTTCCAGCACGCAGGTTTATATCTCGATCAAACCCGGAGAGATGATCGACCAGCGCTGCGGCGATTTGTTGTTTAGTTCGACGGCGCCACTCTTCCGCACCGATTTGCTGCTCGGCAAGAACATCACCAGCCGGGAGTTTTCTTTTTACTATCCGGAGCTTCGTCCAGACTGCGACCGCTGTTTTATTGTGGCTAGCACGAATGCGCGATACGAGGATTGGGCATTTCTCGGCGATGAAGATTACGAATTGGCAAAACGCGACCTCGTCGAATCAACCTTCGCATGTCTCGAAAAGTATGTCCCCAACATCCGTACCATCAGCGATCATGCCGAAGCGTCCACGCCGCGCACTTTCGAACACTATACTCGCCACGCCAACGGAGCCAGTTTCGGCACAAAATTTGAGGGGTTGGCCATCAGTCGTGGGCTGCCGCAGCAAGTGTCGCGGTTGTATCACGCCGGCAGCGTGGGCATTATCATGTCGGGCTGGCTGGGGGCGATGAATTATGGAGTGATTGTGGCCAATGAAGTCGATGCCATCTTGACGAAGTCGCCGGGTGCGCAATTGGCGCTGGCCACGGAATGA
- a CDS encoding NAD(P)/FAD-dependent oxidoreductase: protein MYDSIIIGAGMSGLAAGIRLAMFGQSVCILERHYAIGGLNSYYRLNDRNYDVGLHAVTNYAARDAKQGPLPRLLRQLRLKWDDFALAQQQGSVIVFPDVQLRFHNDPALLKAEIARAFPTQLDHYERLLGEILDYDELMAPRAAASTREILSSIISEPLLVEMLLCPVMFYGNAREHDMEFGQFSVLFRAIFLEGLGRPLGGIRVILKQLVRRYKELGGQLRLRSGVKQIASDNQQAIGVILDDGTQLDAKQILSSAGWNETMRLCNLPADRMPRQTPGELSFVETICSLDCQPTQLGFNETIVFYNDSERFHYANPEDFVDLRSGIICTPNNFCYRDAQLPEGWLRLTALANYQAWSALRPDEYQAQKAEWYEKTLVAAAKFIPDLRNHMIAHDTFTPTTIVRYTGHDRGAVYGAPQKRYDAKTPLEGLLVCGADQGFVGIVGTLTSGIQVANLVLRAT from the coding sequence ATGTACGACTCGATCATCATTGGTGCCGGCATGTCGGGACTTGCCGCAGGCATCCGATTGGCGATGTTTGGCCAGTCGGTCTGCATTCTCGAACGGCACTATGCGATCGGCGGGCTGAATTCGTACTATCGGCTGAACGATCGCAACTACGACGTTGGCTTGCACGCCGTCACAAATTATGCTGCGCGCGACGCGAAGCAAGGCCCCCTGCCGCGGCTGTTGCGGCAGCTTCGGCTGAAATGGGATGATTTTGCCCTGGCCCAGCAGCAAGGATCGGTCATCGTTTTTCCCGACGTTCAGCTACGGTTCCATAACGATCCAGCCCTGCTAAAGGCAGAAATAGCACGCGCTTTTCCCACGCAGCTTGACCATTACGAGCGGTTGCTCGGCGAGATTCTCGACTACGACGAATTGATGGCGCCGCGGGCTGCCGCATCGACTCGCGAAATTTTGTCCTCCATCATCTCCGAGCCGCTACTCGTGGAAATGCTACTCTGCCCGGTGATGTTCTACGGCAATGCCCGCGAGCACGACATGGAATTTGGTCAGTTCAGCGTGCTGTTCCGCGCCATTTTCTTGGAAGGTCTGGGGCGCCCGCTTGGCGGCATCCGCGTGATTCTGAAACAGCTTGTTCGACGGTATAAAGAACTAGGTGGCCAACTGCGACTGCGATCCGGCGTGAAGCAAATCGCCAGCGACAACCAGCAGGCAATCGGCGTCATCCTTGACGACGGCACACAACTCGATGCCAAGCAAATTCTTTCGTCGGCAGGCTGGAATGAAACGATGAGGCTATGCAATTTGCCGGCCGATCGAATGCCACGCCAAACGCCAGGAGAGTTGTCGTTCGTCGAAACGATTTGTTCGCTCGATTGCCAGCCGACGCAGCTTGGATTTAACGAGACGATCGTGTTTTACAACGACAGCGAGCGTTTTCATTATGCCAATCCAGAGGACTTCGTTGATCTACGCAGCGGCATTATTTGTACGCCGAACAACTTTTGCTACCGGGACGCCCAGTTGCCGGAAGGATGGCTGAGACTCACGGCGCTGGCGAATTATCAAGCTTGGTCGGCCCTTCGCCCCGACGAATATCAGGCTCAGAAGGCCGAATGGTACGAAAAAACACTGGTCGCCGCTGCTAAATTCATCCCCGATCTTCGCAATCACATGATCGCTCACGACACATTCACCCCGACGACCATCGTTCGCTACACTGGCCACGATCGTGGGGCCGTGTACGGCGCGCCGCAAAAAAGGTACGATGCGAAAACTCCGCTCGAAGGTCTGCTCGTTTGTGGCGCCGACCAAGGTTTCGTTGGGATCGTCGGCACGCTTACGAGCGGCATTCAAGTGGCCAATCTAGTACTGCGTGCAACTTAA